Part of the Methanobacteriaceae archaeon genome, GTTTTCTGGTAAAACCAGGAGACTATGTAATCATCTCCGCCCCAGTTATACCTAATCCTCTGAATAAGGCCAACCGTAATCTTTTAGAGATGCGGTTAAAATCAAAGGGTGCTCGAATATACACTAATGCCCACGTTTCTGGACATGCTGGTCGTGAAGACCACCGTGATTTTTTAAGGATGCTCAATCCAGCTCATTTAATTCCAGCCCATGGAAATCTGGAAATGTTATCTGCTTATGCTGAATTGGCCGAAGAAGAGGGTTACCGCATCGGTAAAAATATTCATTTGTTACGTAATGGACAAGCCCAGGTTTTTAATAAAAACCCGGGAAACACAAAACCATGATCCTGTTTCATGATTTAATAGGATAAAATGGTTTAAAATAGAATAATGTTATTTTAAGGTTTTATTTCATTATTAAAACCTCTATTATCACTTATTTTTATTTAATAAATTACTATTTTTATTATTAAATTTAGGAATTAACTTAAAAATCCTATCTTCACCTATTTTAATTTATAAAGCTTTTAAATAACTTATATTTAAATTTAAACATTAAAAATTATAAAAAGCACACAAAAGAAGATTTAATGTATATTCGCTTTAAAACTATATTTCAAGGATTGATTAATAAAATGTATTTCATAAGTAAAATAAAAAATAAAATAAAAAATTTAAATACAAAAACTGAAGTCTTATCTGGAACAACCGTGGCCCTGGCACTTATACCAGAAGCCATTGCTTTCTCTATTATTGCCAATGTGAACCCTCTGGTGGGCCTTTATTCTGCAATCATTATTGGAATAATAACCGCCATGATTGGTGGCCGACCTGGAATGATTTCTGGTGCTACTGGAGCGGTGGCTGTGGTAATAGTGGCCCTGGTGATACAGCACGGTCCCGAATATTTATTTGCCGCTGTAGTGTTAATGGGAATTATACAGATAGCCATTGGATTGTTAAAGTTGGGAAAATTCATTCGCCTGGTGCCTCAAGCCGTGATGTTCGGTTTCTTAAATGGGTTAGCCATAATCATCTTTACTTCCCAGTTTACCCAGTTCCAAACTCCAGATGGTAGCTGGCTCACTGGATCCTTACTGTGGATTATGTTAGCCTTTGTTGGATTATCCATGGCCATTATCCATTTTCTACCCAAGATTAGTAAGGCCATTCCTTCATCATTGGCCGCTATTTTGGCAGTTTCAGCCATTACCATCGGTCTGCAAATTCCGACCAAAACCGTAGGAGACCTTGCTTCCATTGCCGGAGGATTTCCAGCATTCCACATCCCCATGGTTCCCTTAAATTTAGAAACTATTATTATAATTTTACCTTATGCCATTATAATGGCCATGGTAGGATTAATTGAAAGTTTACTGACCCTGAATGTTATTGATGAAATGACTGAAACCCGGGGAAGAGGAAATAAAGAAAGTGTGGCCCAGGGAGTGGCCAATACCGTGTGTGGTTTCTTTGGAGGAATGGGTGGATGTGCCATGATTGGACAGAGTATCATTAATATTAATTCTGGTGCTAGAAACCGTATTTCAGGAATTACAGCTGCAGTGGCATTAATGGTAATTGTAATGGCCGGTGCGTCACTGGTAGAACAAATACCCATGGCCGCTTTAGTGGGAGTGATGTTCATGGTGGCCATTGGAACCTTTGAATGGGCCTCCTTTAGAATAATAAAAAAGGTGCCCAGAACCGACGTAATTGTAATGATAATTGTAGCAGGTGTCACGGTTTTATTCCACAATCTGGCCGCAGCAGTTATTGTAGGTGTTATTATCTCAGCTCTGGCCTTTGCCTGGGAAAGTGCCCGCCGTATCCATGCCCACACTACCATTGACCCGGAAAATATTAAACACTACGAAATAGAAGGGCCCCTATTTTTCGGTTCAATAACTGCATTTAAAGACCTATTTGATTATAAAAACGACCCTGAAGAAGTTATTATTGACTTTAACAAGTCCAGTGTCCGGGATCATTCTGCCATTGAGGCCTTAAATTCAATGACTGAAAAGTACGCTAAATGCGGGAAAAAGGTTCATTTGAGACATTTAAGTGAAGACTGTCGAATGTTGCTGGACAATGCCTCTGAAATAATTGAGGTCAATCACTGGGAAGATCCCCATTATAAGATTGCTGATGATATATTAGAATAATATTTAAAAAACAACAAGGTTATATATTTAAATAATAATAATACTTAGAAGAAGGAAACATATTGCCGGTGATAAATTGATAGAAATCATAGCACTTATAGCAGTCTTAATAATTTCATTGCTTCTAGTTATAAAATCAGCAGACATATTCGTGGACAATTTAGTAGAAATCGGCCTGGCACTAGGAATATCCGAAATAATACTGGGAGTTACCGCATCAGCTGTGGGAACATCACTTCCCGAGTTCGGTTCGGCCATGATAGCCATTTTAACAGGAAATCCCGAGATGGGGATAAGTGTGGCCATAGGTGCTAGTATATGGAATATAGCTGGAATTTTAGGAATATCCACCATAGTTACCGGTTTAATTGTGGCTAAAAAAGATGATATTAAAAGGGACGGAGTAATGGCCCTTTTAACAGCATTAGTATTGACCATATTCATGTTCTTATTTGGAGAACTTACCTTTACCCTGGGAATTATCCTGACCATTATGTATCTGGCTTATTTTTGGATATTGATCCGGGCCCAGAAAAAAGATCGCGCCGTAAATGGTATATCTGTACCCCAGGAACATAAAAAACCTATAACTAAAAAGAAGATTTTTTACGTCATAATTGGTCTTGCTGGTCTGGCCGTGGGCTGCAGGATAATTGTATATTCCACTGTGGAGTTAGCAGAAATTCTAAATATTCCTGCAGCTTTAGCCGGTATATTACTGGCTTTTGGTACCACTGCCCCTGAGTTCTTCACAGTTTTAACTTCGGCACGTAAAGGATTAAGTCGATTAGCAGTGGGAACTGTCCTGGGCAGTAATATATTTAACATACTCATAGGTTTAGGAATACCCGCCCTGTTTATTACCATACCTGTGGAATCCATTACCCGTAATTTAGATGGTCCAGCACTGGTTTTAATAAGCATATTGTTATTATTACTGCTAAAAAAAGACATGAAACTAACTAGAATAAGTGGAATAATTCTTTTAGCTTCTTATATAGTATATATTGGTGTAAGAATAGTTTATATGGGCTAATATATATTATATTTTATATTTTTTCTTATTTTAAAGAATTTCAATTATTAGTAAAACTTGAATTATTAAATATCAAATTATAGTCAATATTTAAAAAATATTAAAAATTCTTACGGTTAAAATAGTTCTAATGGTTTATTAGATTTAAAACACTAACAAAATAAAAAAAATATGTCGTTGGATGTCACATGTTAAGAAAATATTTTAAAAATAAAAAATTATAATTAATTATTAAATATTTAAATTTAAAAAATTAAAAACGCTTTCTATCCTTAATTCCTGCATTTTTCCTAAATTCAATCCCCCTGATGCTGATTTGGATCTTTCAACCTGTTGAACGTGTCCCGTGATCCAGTCATACCATTCAACTTCTTTGGTTTCACCACATGCTGAACAGTTATCATATACTCCTTTCATGAGTATTTTACATTTTACACAGAAGCTTAATGCCGAGCTATATGCCCAAACCCCAATATCTGACTTTTGAGCAATCTTATTGGTAAGACTCATAAGTGATTTTTCTTTTTCATATTCACACACATCCTAATATTTTTAAAAAATTAAAGATTTTAGTACTTCGTGTTATTTAGAAAATAGGTTTTTTCAGAACCCCAAAAGTCGACTTAAATGAATGAATAAATGCTTAAAATTTAATAAATTAAAAAAGAGTTATAAAAAAGAATTAATTAATCCACTCGCTAGTGATTTGTCATAAATAACACGATTACAAGATATTTAATTATTAGTAAAGAATCCGTATATATATATATATATTTTTCTGTAACAAACCTTTGTAATTGCGATGGTAATTGTGGCCTGTAAGAATTTTGATAGAATTTAAAAACTTTAAAACCACTTTAACTAGTTATTAATATTCCCAGCTACATCTTATCCTAATCATAGAAGATCTTTAAGTATGTAAAATAAAATAAATTAGTTAAATTAGAACCAGTATTAGACCAGAAAGATAGATTAATAGGAATATTATGCCGAAAACGAATATACCTAAAAAAATGTATTTATCATAGCTTTTTGAATCAAAAAGATCTTCTTCTTCATTTATTTTTTGATTTGGAGGAGTGTTATTTATTTTATTTTTTCTTGAATTTTTTATTTTATTTTTTCTTCCCATTTAAATCATACTCCATAAACTTGACTTTAAAATTTGATATTAATATATCATAGCATATTTAACCATCATAAATTTATGCTCAAAAAGAATAAATAGTATTAAGAGTGAAGGGCAGAACTTTTACGATGATTAAAAAAATTATATAATGTTCAGTCTATAATATTAATGTTTAATTATAATTATATAATGTTATTCCGTATAATTTATAATAAGAGTTTAATAATTAGAATATAATCTTACATCTTTAATTTGGGCGAAGGGGTATGAATAAAGAAGTTACCTTAATAAAATATTGTAATTGGTGTGGTGATCCTTTTGAGGTAAAATCACCCAATCAGAAGTATTGTCCATCCCGTGAGAAGGGTTGCAGTAAAGAAGCTAAGCGTGAAAGCTGGCGTAAAGCTTCCAATAATTATAGGAATAACTATAAAAACGTTTTAAATATTTCACAAGTGTATAAACTTGGATCTGGATGGCTGAGCAGTACACCAAAAAATGATTTTAATGAGGAATATCAGGCTATTCAGAAAGAAAAGAAACGGTTAAATATTAACGGCATAGTGGTAGGTGTACCTTTCTGGGTACAGATCACTTCTGAATTTTCTATGAGAAACGTTCTACAGCGAGCGCACTTTTCCATTGGGGAAATTTGGCCGCTTTTAATAGCTTTATTGGTATTCCTAGTGTTTGTTCTAATTTTAGGACACTATTATAAATAATAATATTTTATTAATTTTAATAATAATTAATCTTAAAAAATTAAAAAAAACTATATTATTTTGAATTAATTAATAAAAAAATTTAAAAATATACTTCATAATGAAGTATTATTCTAAATTGTCAATTAATTTTGTTAGCCAGACCAACCATTCTTCATAGGACATGTTGGGATACGACATATCAGCATTGGGATGCATAAACCGACACAAAGTTAAGGTTTTAATATGCGGTGCAAAGTTTTTTAGAGTAGATAAACCTTGTGAACCTATATAATAGGGGACCCCTATGAAACAAACCAGATCATAGTTTCCCTTACCCTCAAATCCTTTCCATTCAGGATTTTTTAGATTATTTATTAATTCTACTAGTCCCATGACTCTGGTCTTGTAATTCATTTTGGATAAGGTTAAACTAGAACCTCCAGTAGCCACCACAGTAATGTTTCTTTTTTTAGCAATTTCTAAACTTTTTTCAGCTATTTCTTCCGGAATATTATTCAATAACGATCCCATGACAAAAAGGGGATTTTTAGATTGTTTAATTGTTAAAGCTGCCATTTCTGACGGCCAAACACTTGCCGGATTTGCACATACCAATGCTGAATTCCATGCGGACATTATACCACCATTAATTTTTATGTAGGATGTCTTATGTAGGATGTGTATTAAGCACATATATAATGATTAATAATGACAAACTACATATATAATGATTAATAATGATAATATATAAAGGTGATGATATGGTTCAAAGCCAACAACATGAAGCCAATGGACTATCAATTAAAAATTTTAATATGGATTTTAATGAAATAGATTCATATTTAGATCAAAAGGCTAATTATAATCATTTAGATAAAAAAATTAGCTTAAACTATCCATTACTTAGAGAATGGGATTTTAAATTACTTTCTATTTTTAAGCCATTTTATGCGCCCCTTTGTGATATGTGCTGTCTGTGTACTTATGGAAAGTGTGATCTATCAGGTAATAAGAAAGGAGCTTGTGGAATAAACTTGGAAAAACAGCAGTCTAGAATGGTACTAATGGCCAGTACCATTGGTGCTTCAACCCATTCAGCTCATGCTAGACATTTAGTGGATTACTTGCTGGAAAAAAATCCAGAATTAGAATTAAAATATGATAATTCTATTGAGGTAATAACACCCATTATAACCACATTAACCGGAATAACCCCTAAAAATGCCATGGACTTAGATAGAATCATGGCCTGTGTGGAAAAAGAACTCACCAATCTAATGGCATCCACCCATACTGGCCAGGAAGGAGACTATTTAGAATTTGAATCAAAAGCACTTCATGCCGGAATGATTGATACACTATCCTTAGAAGTAGCAGAGTTAGCACAAATAAATCAATATGACTTAAATAAAGGTGAAGCGGACGTTTCCATGATAGAAATTGGAATGGGGGTAGCTGACCGTGATAAACCAGTTATTTTATGTATAGGGCATAATATAGCTCCCAGTAGCGAAATTATTGACTATGCCGAAGAAATGGACCTAATTGATGACCTGGAAATTTGTGGACTTTGTTGTAGTGCCCTGGAAATGGGAAGGAAATCCGCAAAATCAAAAATCATCGGCCCCATATCCCGGCAACTTATGTATATAAAATCAGGAATTCCTGATTTGGTGGTCCTGGACGAGCAATGTATCCGGGCAGATATTTTTGAACTCTGTGCTGAAAATAACATCCCAATAATCACCACCAGCGACAAATGTTCATTAGGACTTCCAGATAAAACCAAAGAAACCCATTACAAAATTGTTAATGAAATACTGGATGGAAAAATACCTGGTGCTCTAATAAGAGATAGTAAAAAAGTCGGAAAGACTGCTGTTGCACTGGCAACGAAGATCAAAGAAAAAAATTTTCTCCAAATTCGATTAAATAATTTAACCCCAGATGAACTGGCTATCAATAAAGCTGGAAATGAATGTAATAGTTGTAAAACTTGTGATACATCATGTCTTGAAGTTAAAGAAAATAGTAGTTCCAAAAGTTTCATCTCCAACGCTGAAAACGATATGCTACCCTACATTGAAATTTGTAACCTTTGTGGACAATGTAACCGGTCATGTTCTGCCATGTTACCTATCAAAGAAGCATTTGAAGAAGCTAAAGATGGGGATATTTCTCTCATGTCTAGTTTCTATGGTAAATGTGTGGGATGTGGTAAATGCATGGAGGCTTGTGATAAGAACATACCTCTGATTGATATTATAAGAATAGCTTCCCAGGAAAAAATAGATGCCGAGAAGTTTTCCATGCGGACTGGAAGGGGCCCAATCCAGGATGTTGAAATACGAAAAGTAGGAGCACCTATAGTATTTGGTGATATACCTGGAGTTATAGCACTTGCTGGATGCTCTAACTATGCTAATGGTGAAATAGAAGTCTATAAAATAGCAGAAGAATTTTTGAAAAGAGGTTACATAGTTTTAGCAGCAGGATGTGCCGCTATGGATATTTCACTTCAAAAAGACGAAGATGGTAAAACATTATATGAAAAATACAGTGGTAATTTTGATAGAGGAGGACTAGTTAATTTAGGGCCATGTGTGGCAAATGCCCATGCCATTGGTAGTGCCATAAAAATTGCTAACATTTTCGCAAAAGTACCCCTGGAAAACAATTTTACAGAAATAGCAGATTACATAATGAACAGAATAGGTGTTTGTGTAATTGCCTGGGGTGCCATGTCTCAAAAAGCTTTTGCCATAGCAACAGGTGCCAACCGCTGGGGAATACCCGCAGTTCTCGGCCCCCATGCATCAAAATATAAGAGATTATATTTAGGAAATGACCAGGAATTAAGAAAAATTAAAGATAAAAGAAACGGGACAGAAGTAATGTGTGAACCGGCCCCCTTGCATCTAGCATATTCAGCTGAAAGTCTCAATGAATCTATGGTTATGGCAGCAAAATTGTGTATTAGACCTAATGACCCCCCCAGGGGAAGAATGATTAAATTGAACAATTACGTAGATATCTACAAAAAATTCTATGGTTGCCTGCCTCCAGACATTCATCATTATGTTAGAAATGAGAAAGAAATTCCATATCAAGAAAAAGAAGAGATTATGGAAATACTTTCAGAAAATAACTGGGAGCCCAGAAAACCCCCAAAAGAACCTTCAATTTTATGAGTCTGAGAATTTAATTACTTGAACCACCTCTTAATTCTCAGACTTCATAATTCTTTAAAGAACAATTAAAGAATTATTAATTAATAAAAAACTAAACTGACTTCATAATTCTTAAAGAACAATAATTTAAAATGAATAACTAATTAGGTGATAAAATGAGCCCATTTATAACAATAAAAAATCCATTAAAATGTTATAAATGTAATTTATGCCTGAAAAAATGTAAAGAAATACATGGAAGCAGCAGAATCAAAAAAATTGATGGAATACCCGTCTTTTGTAAGCAATGCAAGGATGCACCCTGTGAAAAAGCATGCAAAGTAAATGCCATCACTCTTAAAAATAACGTACCGGTGATTGATGAAGAACTCTGTGTTGGATGTAATATGTGTGTAGAAGTTTGTCCAGATAAATTGATTTTTCTCAAGGATATTACTGCTCATAAATGCACACTTTGTATGGATTCCCAAAAAATTACGCCAGCCTGCATAGAGGCGTGTCCCGATAATATACTGGTGGTTAAATGTGGAGAAGACAACAAGTAGTAATTTATTTACTAATTAGTATTTAATTAAATAGTTTACGAAGAAAATTATTTTTTTAATAATACTAGTTTCTTTCACACCATTCTTTTAAAGCCTCCATACTTGCTTTTTTAATGGCCCCTTTTTCATAATTATGTTTTTTATATGCTTTTTCTTTGAATTCATCCATTAAATCAATGGGAATTCTCACATTCAATGTTTTCTGATTTGGCATAACAGTCCTCACCTAAAGAAATTTAAGCTCCCATACTATTTAACTTTTAATGTTGCTATATAGCAATATAGTTACATAACAAACATTATATAGGTGAAATTATAACAATTAATCATTAACAATACAATTCCATTATTAATTACTAACAGTAAAAAAAATTATCCCATTTAAGGTTTTATTTGGAATTAATTAAGCATATAGGAGAATTAAAGATGGGTAGCGTTAAAGATTTAAAAATTATAAAGAATCCAACTTTTGAAACCCCCGGTGAGGGTTTATTCACTTTCTCGGATAGATACTCAATTTTTGATTGGGGAGGAATGCCAGATCATATAGATAACAAAGGTGAATCCATTGCACTTTTAGGTGCATATTTCTTTGAAAAATTGGACGAATTAGGAGTTCCAAATCATTATATGGGTCTAATGGAAGATGGAAATGCAAAAAATCTTTCAGAATTAAAAAATCCGTCAAAAGTAATGAAAGTCCAGCTTTTACGGGTAATCAATCCAAAAATTGAGGATGGCGAATATGATTACTCCATATATTCCCATAATATAAAAGGAAATTTTTTAATACCCCTGGAAATCATTTATAGAAACACTTTACCGAAAGGCAGCAGTGTTTTCAAACGTTTGAATGATTGTGAAATAATTCCAGAAGATTTAGGATTAAAAAGTCCCCCAGTTCCCAATCAGAAGTTAAAAAAACCAATTATAGATTTTTCAACTAAATTAGAAGTCACTGACCGATATTTAAGGCCTCTTGAAGCTCAAGAAATAGCATGTGTGAATGATGAGGAGCTTGATGAATTAAAAGAAAGTACGATTATGATTAATAAGATGATATCTCGTGAATTTTCAAAAATCGGCCTGAAAAATGAAGATGGGAAAATAGAATTTGGTTATGGTCCAAAACGTCAATTAATGGTAGTTGATGTGTTGGGAACTTTAGATGAATGCCGTTTTACATTTAATGACCTACCAGTTAGTAAAGAAATCACAAGGATTTACTATCGGGATACCGCCTGGCAGTGTGCTACTGAAGAAGCGAAAAAAAAAGATAGAGTAAATTGGAAGGATAATTGCAGCCTAAAGCCGGAAAATCTCCCTCCAAAATTGAAATATTTAATTTCACAGGTTTATTGTTCCTGTACCAATGAAATAACTGGGAATGAATGGTTCAAAGATGTAATGTCCTTGAAGGAGATTTTAAAAGATATTAAAGGAGAACTACCTTTTGACAAATAGATTTGCAGTATGTCTTAACTGCATGGATGGTAGAGTACAGTTGCCTGTAATTCAATGGATCAAAGAAAATTATGAAGTTGACTTTGTTGATATGATAACCGAACCGGGAATGGACGGAGTATTGGCAGATTTAAATTCAGATATCAGTGATA contains:
- a CDS encoding SulP family inorganic anion transporter: MYFISKIKNKIKNLNTKTEVLSGTTVALALIPEAIAFSIIANVNPLVGLYSAIIIGIITAMIGGRPGMISGATGAVAVVIVALVIQHGPEYLFAAVVLMGIIQIAIGLLKLGKFIRLVPQAVMFGFLNGLAIIIFTSQFTQFQTPDGSWLTGSLLWIMLAFVGLSMAIIHFLPKISKAIPSSLAAILAVSAITIGLQIPTKTVGDLASIAGGFPAFHIPMVPLNLETIIIILPYAIIMAMVGLIESLLTLNVIDEMTETRGRGNKESVAQGVANTVCGFFGGMGGCAMIGQSIININSGARNRISGITAAVALMVIVMAGASLVEQIPMAALVGVMFMVAIGTFEWASFRIIKKVPRTDVIVMIIVAGVTVLFHNLAAAVIVGVIISALAFAWESARRIHAHTTIDPENIKHYEIEGPLFFGSITAFKDLFDYKNDPEEVIIDFNKSSVRDHSAIEALNSMTEKYAKCGKKVHLRHLSEDCRMLLDNASEIIEVNHWEDPHYKIADDILE
- a CDS encoding calcium/sodium antiporter encodes the protein MIEIIALIAVLIISLLLVIKSADIFVDNLVEIGLALGISEIILGVTASAVGTSLPEFGSAMIAILTGNPEMGISVAIGASIWNIAGILGISTIVTGLIVAKKDDIKRDGVMALLTALVLTIFMFLFGELTFTLGIILTIMYLAYFWILIRAQKKDRAVNGISVPQEHKKPITKKKIFYVIIGLAGLAVGCRIIVYSTVELAEILNIPAALAGILLAFGTTAPEFFTVLTSARKGLSRLAVGTVLGSNIFNILIGLGIPALFITIPVESITRNLDGPALVLISILLLLLLKKDMKLTRISGIILLASYIVYIGVRIVYMG
- the cdhB gene encoding CO dehydrogenase/acetyl-CoA synthase complex subunit epsilon is translated as MSAWNSALVCANPASVWPSEMAALTIKQSKNPLFVMGSLLNNIPEEIAEKSLEIAKKRNITVVATGGSSLTLSKMNYKTRVMGLVELINNLKNPEWKGFEGKGNYDLVCFIGVPYYIGSQGLSTLKNFAPHIKTLTLCRFMHPNADMSYPNMSYEEWLVWLTKLIDNLE
- a CDS encoding acetyl-CoA decarbonylase/synthase complex subunit alpha, which produces MIIYKGDDMVQSQQHEANGLSIKNFNMDFNEIDSYLDQKANYNHLDKKISLNYPLLREWDFKLLSIFKPFYAPLCDMCCLCTYGKCDLSGNKKGACGINLEKQQSRMVLMASTIGASTHSAHARHLVDYLLEKNPELELKYDNSIEVITPIITTLTGITPKNAMDLDRIMACVEKELTNLMASTHTGQEGDYLEFESKALHAGMIDTLSLEVAELAQINQYDLNKGEADVSMIEIGMGVADRDKPVILCIGHNIAPSSEIIDYAEEMDLIDDLEICGLCCSALEMGRKSAKSKIIGPISRQLMYIKSGIPDLVVLDEQCIRADIFELCAENNIPIITTSDKCSLGLPDKTKETHYKIVNEILDGKIPGALIRDSKKVGKTAVALATKIKEKNFLQIRLNNLTPDELAINKAGNECNSCKTCDTSCLEVKENSSSKSFISNAENDMLPYIEICNLCGQCNRSCSAMLPIKEAFEEAKDGDISLMSSFYGKCVGCGKCMEACDKNIPLIDIIRIASQEKIDAEKFSMRTGRGPIQDVEIRKVGAPIVFGDIPGVIALAGCSNYANGEIEVYKIAEEFLKRGYIVLAAGCAAMDISLQKDEDGKTLYEKYSGNFDRGGLVNLGPCVANAHAIGSAIKIANIFAKVPLENNFTEIADYIMNRIGVCVIAWGAMSQKAFAIATGANRWGIPAVLGPHASKYKRLYLGNDQELRKIKDKRNGTEVMCEPAPLHLAYSAESLNESMVMAAKLCIRPNDPPRGRMIKLNNYVDIYKKFYGCLPPDIHHYVRNEKEIPYQEKEEIMEILSENNWEPRKPPKEPSIL
- a CDS encoding 4Fe-4S binding protein, translated to MSPFITIKNPLKCYKCNLCLKKCKEIHGSSRIKKIDGIPVFCKQCKDAPCEKACKVNAITLKNNVPVIDEELCVGCNMCVEVCPDKLIFLKDITAHKCTLCMDSQKITPACIEACPDNILVVKCGEDNK
- a CDS encoding phosphoribosylaminoimidazolesuccinocarboxamide synthase, whose product is MGSVKDLKIIKNPTFETPGEGLFTFSDRYSIFDWGGMPDHIDNKGESIALLGAYFFEKLDELGVPNHYMGLMEDGNAKNLSELKNPSKVMKVQLLRVINPKIEDGEYDYSIYSHNIKGNFLIPLEIIYRNTLPKGSSVFKRLNDCEIIPEDLGLKSPPVPNQKLKKPIIDFSTKLEVTDRYLRPLEAQEIACVNDEELDELKESTIMINKMISREFSKIGLKNEDGKIEFGYGPKRQLMVVDVLGTLDECRFTFNDLPVSKEITRIYYRDTAWQCATEEAKKKDRVNWKDNCSLKPENLPPKLKYLISQVYCSCTNEITGNEWFKDVMSLKEILKDIKGELPFDK